A genomic segment from Sparus aurata chromosome 20, fSpaAur1.1, whole genome shotgun sequence encodes:
- the ttll6 gene encoding tubulin polyglutamylase ttll6 isoform X1 produces the protein MGLPVDSPDRNDDAHKYEQPGEEEGGDNQTETCIRSVLPAARKKRKCKKRLCINLTNCKYESVRRAARRYGLREVMDGEDWTVFWMDCSVSLDRVKDMKRYQKINHFPGMSEICRKDSLARNMNRMLKLFPKDYNIFPRTWCLPADYSDFQAYTRAKKSKTYICKPDTGCQGKGIFITKSSKEIQPGEHMICQVYISKPFILDGFKFDLRIYVLVTSCDPFSIFMFKEGLARFCTTRYNEPTHNNVDDVCMHLTNYFINKNSENFVRDEDTGSKRKLSTLNKLLESICCNTDKMWNDIEDVIIKTLISAHPILKHNYHTCFPNHITGSACFEILGFDVLLDHRLRPWVLEVNHSPSFTTDSQLDREVKDALLYDTLVLINLGACDRRKITKEERRRVKERLQQHCSKEARSEELRQCQAATVEQMERYEAKHLGGFKRIYPREGGEKYDKYFKHSSSLFQETAASKAREECARQQLQELRLKQEQERDQRGGRRRDLQGETAGERVKPRPRAQTQTPNSNCDCEPQPPPPSSVTVEPEAAEVEKQEQPEDEVEVEVEDKEKEDMEEQERVDALLQRKKLLEDLGVVDQIYQMLQGRLGGGGVLQDAHHQSKQAQQRQQQPKLDSLTQLRTKQPPSTQMHRQHIHSHLTQQHLLRPVMDQRTLNESEPESHAGTGDVRRPISAQRTQWPAGGSLALRHDTRSSSYTDTRSRPSIPVINHNPKAGLRCSGYASHDPSALQSLLVVSTRAPLVRRPGFSHIVRNSSRRAPQHGKGQ, from the exons ACTGTGCATCAATCTCACCAACTGCAAATATGAAAGTG TGCGGCGAGCTGCTCGGAGATACGGGCTCAGAGAGGTGATGGACGGTGAAGACTGGACCGTGTTTTGGATGGACTGCTCTGTGTCTTTGGACCGTGTTAAGGACATGAAACGATACCAG AAAATAAACCACTTCCCAGGGATGAGTGAGATCTGCCGCAAAGATTCACTTGCAAGAAACATGAACCGAATGCTCAAGCTTTTCCCCAAAGACTACAACATCTTCCCCAGAACGTGGTGCCTTCCCGCAGA TTACAGTGACTTCCAAGCTTACACGAGGGCCAAAAAAAGCAAGACTTATATCTGTAAGCCAGACACCGGTTGCCAAGGCAAAGGCATCTTCATCACCAAATCAAGTAAAGAAATTCAACCTGGAGAACACATGATCTGCCAGGTTTACATCTCCAAG CCTTTCATACTCGATGGATTCAAGTTTGACCTGCGCATCTACGTACTGGTGACGTCATGCGACCCGTTCAGCATATTCATGTTCAAGGAGGGACTTGCTCGCTTCTGCACCACCAGGTACAACGAGCCAACACACAACAATGTG GATGATGTGTGCATGCATCTCACAAACTACTTCATCAACAAGAACAGTGAGAACTTTGTCCGTGATGAGGACACGGGCAGCAAACG AAAGCTTTCCACCCTCAACAAGCTGCTGGAGTCCATCTGCTGCAACACAGACAAGATGTGGAACGACATCGAGGACGTGATCATAAAGACGCTGATCTCCGCTCACCCCATCCTCAAACATAACTACCACACGTGTTTCCCCAACCACATCACCGGCAGTGCCTGCTTCGAGATCCTGGGCTTCGACGTGCTGCTGGATCACCGGCTCAGACCCTGGGTGCTGGAG GTGAATCACTCCCCAAGCTTTACCACCGACTCGCAGCTAGACCGCGAGGTGAAGGACGCGTTACTGTACGACACCCTGGTACTCATCAACTTGGGCGCCTGTGACCGACGCAAGATCACCAAAGAGGAGAGACGCAGGGTGAAGGAAAGGCTTCAGCAGCACTGCTCCAAAGAGGCCAG GTCGGAGGAGCTGCGTCAGTGCCAGGCAGCCACGGTGGAGCAGATGGAGAGGTAcgaggccaaacacctgggAGGCTTCAAGAGGATCTAtcccagagagggaggagagaaataCGACAAGTACTTTAAACACAGCAGCTCGCTCTTCCAGGAGACGGCGGCGTCCAAAGCCAGAGAGGAGTGTGCCAG AcaacagctgcaggagctgcgactgaagcaggagcaggagagggacCAGAGGGGAGGCCGGAGGAGAGACCTCCAGGGGGAGACGGCGGGGGAGAGAGTCAAACCACGACCTcgagcacaaacacaaacccccaactcaaactgtgactgtgagcCACAGCCG CCGCCTCCGTCCAGTGTGACGGTGGAACCTGAGGCTGCAGAAGTGGAGAAGCAGGAGCAGCCGGAGGacgaggtggaggtggaggtggaggataAGGAGAAGGAAGACATGGAGGAGCAGGAGCGGGTTGATGCACTCCTCCAGAGGAagaagctgctggaggatcTGGGGGTGGTGGACCAGATCTACCAGATGCTGCAGGGCCGACTTGGAGGAGGGGGAGTCCTGCAGGACGCCCACCACCAGAGTAAACAGGctcagcagaggcagcagcagccgaAG ttgGACTCTTTGACACAGCTGAGGACGAAGCAGCCACCCAGCACTCAGATGCACCGGCAG CACATCCACTCCCACCTGACTCAGCAGCACCTGCTCAGGCCCGTGATGGACCAGAGGACCCTGAATGAGTCTGAGCCTGAGAGCCACGCCGGGACCGGAGACGTACGGAGGCCCATCAGCGCCCAGAGGACACAGTGGCCAG CTGGCGGCTCTCTGGCTCTCAGGCATGACACCAGGAGCAGCTCCTACACCGACACCCGGTCCCGTCCCAGCATCCCCGTCATAAACCACAACCCTAAAGCAGGCCTGCGCTGCAGCGGCTACGCGTCCCACGACCCCTCCGCCCTGCAGAGCCTCCTCGTCGTCTCCACTCGAGCCCCCCTGGTCAGGAGGCCTGGCTTCTCTCACATCGTCCGCAACTCCTCCCGCAGAGCCCCCCAGCACGGTAAAGGGCAGTGA
- the ttll6 gene encoding tubulin polyglutamylase ttll6 isoform X2, whose translation MQEEVLYCWISSICSSTVISHCRLCINLTNCKYESVRRAARRYGLREVMDGEDWTVFWMDCSVSLDRVKDMKRYQKINHFPGMSEICRKDSLARNMNRMLKLFPKDYNIFPRTWCLPADYSDFQAYTRAKKSKTYICKPDTGCQGKGIFITKSSKEIQPGEHMICQVYISKPFILDGFKFDLRIYVLVTSCDPFSIFMFKEGLARFCTTRYNEPTHNNVDDVCMHLTNYFINKNSENFVRDEDTGSKRKLSTLNKLLESICCNTDKMWNDIEDVIIKTLISAHPILKHNYHTCFPNHITGSACFEILGFDVLLDHRLRPWVLEVNHSPSFTTDSQLDREVKDALLYDTLVLINLGACDRRKITKEERRRVKERLQQHCSKEARSEELRQCQAATVEQMERYEAKHLGGFKRIYPREGGEKYDKYFKHSSSLFQETAASKAREECARQQLQELRLKQEQERDQRGGRRRDLQGETAGERVKPRPRAQTQTPNSNCDCEPQPPPPSSVTVEPEAAEVEKQEQPEDEVEVEVEDKEKEDMEEQERVDALLQRKKLLEDLGVVDQIYQMLQGRLGGGGVLQDAHHQSKQAQQRQQQPKLDSLTQLRTKQPPSTQMHRQHIHSHLTQQHLLRPVMDQRTLNESEPESHAGTGDVRRPISAQRTQWPAGGSLALRHDTRSSSYTDTRSRPSIPVINHNPKAGLRCSGYASHDPSALQSLLVVSTRAPLVRRPGFSHIVRNSSRRAPQHGKGQ comes from the exons ACTGTGCATCAATCTCACCAACTGCAAATATGAAAGTG TGCGGCGAGCTGCTCGGAGATACGGGCTCAGAGAGGTGATGGACGGTGAAGACTGGACCGTGTTTTGGATGGACTGCTCTGTGTCTTTGGACCGTGTTAAGGACATGAAACGATACCAG AAAATAAACCACTTCCCAGGGATGAGTGAGATCTGCCGCAAAGATTCACTTGCAAGAAACATGAACCGAATGCTCAAGCTTTTCCCCAAAGACTACAACATCTTCCCCAGAACGTGGTGCCTTCCCGCAGA TTACAGTGACTTCCAAGCTTACACGAGGGCCAAAAAAAGCAAGACTTATATCTGTAAGCCAGACACCGGTTGCCAAGGCAAAGGCATCTTCATCACCAAATCAAGTAAAGAAATTCAACCTGGAGAACACATGATCTGCCAGGTTTACATCTCCAAG CCTTTCATACTCGATGGATTCAAGTTTGACCTGCGCATCTACGTACTGGTGACGTCATGCGACCCGTTCAGCATATTCATGTTCAAGGAGGGACTTGCTCGCTTCTGCACCACCAGGTACAACGAGCCAACACACAACAATGTG GATGATGTGTGCATGCATCTCACAAACTACTTCATCAACAAGAACAGTGAGAACTTTGTCCGTGATGAGGACACGGGCAGCAAACG AAAGCTTTCCACCCTCAACAAGCTGCTGGAGTCCATCTGCTGCAACACAGACAAGATGTGGAACGACATCGAGGACGTGATCATAAAGACGCTGATCTCCGCTCACCCCATCCTCAAACATAACTACCACACGTGTTTCCCCAACCACATCACCGGCAGTGCCTGCTTCGAGATCCTGGGCTTCGACGTGCTGCTGGATCACCGGCTCAGACCCTGGGTGCTGGAG GTGAATCACTCCCCAAGCTTTACCACCGACTCGCAGCTAGACCGCGAGGTGAAGGACGCGTTACTGTACGACACCCTGGTACTCATCAACTTGGGCGCCTGTGACCGACGCAAGATCACCAAAGAGGAGAGACGCAGGGTGAAGGAAAGGCTTCAGCAGCACTGCTCCAAAGAGGCCAG GTCGGAGGAGCTGCGTCAGTGCCAGGCAGCCACGGTGGAGCAGATGGAGAGGTAcgaggccaaacacctgggAGGCTTCAAGAGGATCTAtcccagagagggaggagagaaataCGACAAGTACTTTAAACACAGCAGCTCGCTCTTCCAGGAGACGGCGGCGTCCAAAGCCAGAGAGGAGTGTGCCAG AcaacagctgcaggagctgcgactgaagcaggagcaggagagggacCAGAGGGGAGGCCGGAGGAGAGACCTCCAGGGGGAGACGGCGGGGGAGAGAGTCAAACCACGACCTcgagcacaaacacaaacccccaactcaaactgtgactgtgagcCACAGCCG CCGCCTCCGTCCAGTGTGACGGTGGAACCTGAGGCTGCAGAAGTGGAGAAGCAGGAGCAGCCGGAGGacgaggtggaggtggaggtggaggataAGGAGAAGGAAGACATGGAGGAGCAGGAGCGGGTTGATGCACTCCTCCAGAGGAagaagctgctggaggatcTGGGGGTGGTGGACCAGATCTACCAGATGCTGCAGGGCCGACTTGGAGGAGGGGGAGTCCTGCAGGACGCCCACCACCAGAGTAAACAGGctcagcagaggcagcagcagccgaAG ttgGACTCTTTGACACAGCTGAGGACGAAGCAGCCACCCAGCACTCAGATGCACCGGCAG CACATCCACTCCCACCTGACTCAGCAGCACCTGCTCAGGCCCGTGATGGACCAGAGGACCCTGAATGAGTCTGAGCCTGAGAGCCACGCCGGGACCGGAGACGTACGGAGGCCCATCAGCGCCCAGAGGACACAGTGGCCAG CTGGCGGCTCTCTGGCTCTCAGGCATGACACCAGGAGCAGCTCCTACACCGACACCCGGTCCCGTCCCAGCATCCCCGTCATAAACCACAACCCTAAAGCAGGCCTGCGCTGCAGCGGCTACGCGTCCCACGACCCCTCCGCCCTGCAGAGCCTCCTCGTCGTCTCCACTCGAGCCCCCCTGGTCAGGAGGCCTGGCTTCTCTCACATCGTCCGCAACTCCTCCCGCAGAGCCCCCCAGCACGGTAAAGGGCAGTGA
- the ttll6 gene encoding tubulin polyglutamylase ttll6 isoform X3: MDGEDWTVFWMDCSVSLDRVKDMKRYQKINHFPGMSEICRKDSLARNMNRMLKLFPKDYNIFPRTWCLPADYSDFQAYTRAKKSKTYICKPDTGCQGKGIFITKSSKEIQPGEHMICQVYISKPFILDGFKFDLRIYVLVTSCDPFSIFMFKEGLARFCTTRYNEPTHNNVDDVCMHLTNYFINKNSENFVRDEDTGSKRKLSTLNKLLESICCNTDKMWNDIEDVIIKTLISAHPILKHNYHTCFPNHITGSACFEILGFDVLLDHRLRPWVLEVNHSPSFTTDSQLDREVKDALLYDTLVLINLGACDRRKITKEERRRVKERLQQHCSKEARSEELRQCQAATVEQMERYEAKHLGGFKRIYPREGGEKYDKYFKHSSSLFQETAASKAREECARQQLQELRLKQEQERDQRGGRRRDLQGETAGERVKPRPRAQTQTPNSNCDCEPQPPPPSSVTVEPEAAEVEKQEQPEDEVEVEVEDKEKEDMEEQERVDALLQRKKLLEDLGVVDQIYQMLQGRLGGGGVLQDAHHQSKQAQQRQQQPKLDSLTQLRTKQPPSTQMHRQHIHSHLTQQHLLRPVMDQRTLNESEPESHAGTGDVRRPISAQRTQWPAGGSLALRHDTRSSSYTDTRSRPSIPVINHNPKAGLRCSGYASHDPSALQSLLVVSTRAPLVRRPGFSHIVRNSSRRAPQHGKGQ, from the exons ATGGACGGTGAAGACTGGACCGTGTTTTGGATGGACTGCTCTGTGTCTTTGGACCGTGTTAAGGACATGAAACGATACCAG AAAATAAACCACTTCCCAGGGATGAGTGAGATCTGCCGCAAAGATTCACTTGCAAGAAACATGAACCGAATGCTCAAGCTTTTCCCCAAAGACTACAACATCTTCCCCAGAACGTGGTGCCTTCCCGCAGA TTACAGTGACTTCCAAGCTTACACGAGGGCCAAAAAAAGCAAGACTTATATCTGTAAGCCAGACACCGGTTGCCAAGGCAAAGGCATCTTCATCACCAAATCAAGTAAAGAAATTCAACCTGGAGAACACATGATCTGCCAGGTTTACATCTCCAAG CCTTTCATACTCGATGGATTCAAGTTTGACCTGCGCATCTACGTACTGGTGACGTCATGCGACCCGTTCAGCATATTCATGTTCAAGGAGGGACTTGCTCGCTTCTGCACCACCAGGTACAACGAGCCAACACACAACAATGTG GATGATGTGTGCATGCATCTCACAAACTACTTCATCAACAAGAACAGTGAGAACTTTGTCCGTGATGAGGACACGGGCAGCAAACG AAAGCTTTCCACCCTCAACAAGCTGCTGGAGTCCATCTGCTGCAACACAGACAAGATGTGGAACGACATCGAGGACGTGATCATAAAGACGCTGATCTCCGCTCACCCCATCCTCAAACATAACTACCACACGTGTTTCCCCAACCACATCACCGGCAGTGCCTGCTTCGAGATCCTGGGCTTCGACGTGCTGCTGGATCACCGGCTCAGACCCTGGGTGCTGGAG GTGAATCACTCCCCAAGCTTTACCACCGACTCGCAGCTAGACCGCGAGGTGAAGGACGCGTTACTGTACGACACCCTGGTACTCATCAACTTGGGCGCCTGTGACCGACGCAAGATCACCAAAGAGGAGAGACGCAGGGTGAAGGAAAGGCTTCAGCAGCACTGCTCCAAAGAGGCCAG GTCGGAGGAGCTGCGTCAGTGCCAGGCAGCCACGGTGGAGCAGATGGAGAGGTAcgaggccaaacacctgggAGGCTTCAAGAGGATCTAtcccagagagggaggagagaaataCGACAAGTACTTTAAACACAGCAGCTCGCTCTTCCAGGAGACGGCGGCGTCCAAAGCCAGAGAGGAGTGTGCCAG AcaacagctgcaggagctgcgactgaagcaggagcaggagagggacCAGAGGGGAGGCCGGAGGAGAGACCTCCAGGGGGAGACGGCGGGGGAGAGAGTCAAACCACGACCTcgagcacaaacacaaacccccaactcaaactgtgactgtgagcCACAGCCG CCGCCTCCGTCCAGTGTGACGGTGGAACCTGAGGCTGCAGAAGTGGAGAAGCAGGAGCAGCCGGAGGacgaggtggaggtggaggtggaggataAGGAGAAGGAAGACATGGAGGAGCAGGAGCGGGTTGATGCACTCCTCCAGAGGAagaagctgctggaggatcTGGGGGTGGTGGACCAGATCTACCAGATGCTGCAGGGCCGACTTGGAGGAGGGGGAGTCCTGCAGGACGCCCACCACCAGAGTAAACAGGctcagcagaggcagcagcagccgaAG ttgGACTCTTTGACACAGCTGAGGACGAAGCAGCCACCCAGCACTCAGATGCACCGGCAG CACATCCACTCCCACCTGACTCAGCAGCACCTGCTCAGGCCCGTGATGGACCAGAGGACCCTGAATGAGTCTGAGCCTGAGAGCCACGCCGGGACCGGAGACGTACGGAGGCCCATCAGCGCCCAGAGGACACAGTGGCCAG CTGGCGGCTCTCTGGCTCTCAGGCATGACACCAGGAGCAGCTCCTACACCGACACCCGGTCCCGTCCCAGCATCCCCGTCATAAACCACAACCCTAAAGCAGGCCTGCGCTGCAGCGGCTACGCGTCCCACGACCCCTCCGCCCTGCAGAGCCTCCTCGTCGTCTCCACTCGAGCCCCCCTGGTCAGGAGGCCTGGCTTCTCTCACATCGTCCGCAACTCCTCCCGCAGAGCCCCCCAGCACGGTAAAGGGCAGTGA